TTGCCAAAATTTTTTCAAGTATGGGACTATTCTGTATTTGTCTGCTGACTGCCCTTAATATTTCCTCAATACTCTCTCACTCTAATTCATCAGTAGGTGATTATCACAGCTTTACTGGCCTGTTTCTTGAGTGGTTGCATCTGAAATATGGATCTGAGGCTCTTACATAAACCTgggaatttgaaaaagaaaaggagattcaTTCTAGTCTTATCTTAGTCTAGGAAGATGGTTATATGTCTCGGAGTTTGGGATCTAAAATTAAACTACTGGGAATCAGATAGCTTTGGACCAAACAATCAAGTCcaacatcttcattttacagatgaggagacatAAAATCAGATTGgttattttcctctgttttctatATAGCTAGCAAAACAGCAATGACCAAAATCAGATTACTGGTCAATATTTATACTATGGGGCTTCTATCTGATGTTTCATTGAGTTGTGCCAAGGATACCACTTGCCCTTCAGTGGGGGCTGAAGAATTCAATCCTTAGGCTACACAGGGTTTTTAGCATGGTTGGGATTTACTGCCTCTCAGAGATTACCTCCAGGAGGTGGTCATTCTTTACACCCCCACAGCACTCTGAAGTCACGGTCATGCTGATATCCTTCTGGGACCAAGTTTAGTTTCTTGGCCATTTAGGGGCTCTAGGAATGGAAAATGTGACTCGGGTATTCTTTTTCTGACTGTTGAGAATCAGTGAGTACTGTATAGTATAGAGAGTTCATGGAGTCCAGGATTTATTACTTGGCCTTGGgccaaattatttaacctctctaaaacTTAAGTTCTTCATTTGTACTGTGAGAATGATAATAGTACCCCTCTCagaattattgtgaggattaaatgagtcagtattcataaaatgcttagaataggAAGACCCAAAGAAGGGCCATTTCCAGAAACTGCACTTCCAAGTTAGATTTCTTTCACAGGTTCCTTCTTTTTAGTTAAAAACTTTCCCCAATGGACTGTCTATGTGtcacatacacaaaaacacaTAATATATACAGTGagcttatttaaaatacaaaaacaattacattttGAGACTCTTGcactatgtattatatatacattagttgatTATAGATAATCTCATATCAAATTGGCACAGTTTAACAAtcattaagatttttattttattttatttttttagaaacagggtcttactctgtcacccaggttggagtgcagtgacatcatcatcatagttcattgcaaccttcCATGAGAACTTCTGGGCTTtcccccacttcagcctcctgagaagctaggTCTGTAGATGCGTAGCACCATGTACagcttttttaatttgtttgtagagataggctcttgctgtgttgcccagactggtcttgaactcctggcctcaaacaatcctcccacctcagcttcccaaagtgctgggattacaggcatgagccaccacacctggctggccTATCATTAAGATATTAATGAACATGAGATTGAACCCTAAACCTCAAATGGGCTATATCCTTTGAACTTTGTGCTAGTTCTTTCTCTGTTCATGATATTGTGCCTACTTTTAAGTATCCTATGTTTTAATGGATCTAGTGAGATAATTTGCAAAGATCTTCAAATTTCAGATCTTCCTGGTATCACTGTGCCTCTAAAACCTAAACATTTTCTAACCATATCTATTCTCCAGAATGGAATatgacaacccaaaataagtcactgaggcaaagatctcaatcaatggaggctTATTAAGCCAAAGCTGAGGACACATctaggaaaaacacaaaccacagacaaATGTGTGGCTGTTTTTCTGAAGTGAATTTGGTAATTTCAGCATATAAGGGGAGTAGAGcataccaaaaggaaaaaagaaagcagggggtgggtgggtagtGAGACAAAATGGTTATATTCTTGTGAGACCCAGGAAAATCTACATATTACATAAGGTAAATGTTAGAAGAGTAAAAGAGAGTGAAagaagcatcaattatgtagatgtccctgggtaaGTGGAAGAATGTTGTTGTCATGTCTTGTCTatgttctgcacctgggaagataaacttgtaattcagTACAAAAGACTTTAGTTGTAGGAGCTAGACTTAGCCTGTAGACCTCAAGTTACAATTTACATAAACCAGCAAGGAATTTtcttaatgaatgatctgtggggccagTCCTTCATAAGTACCTGACGTTTCTACCTTTCCTTTTGCATAAGGTGGAGGTGTGTGGGGGGTGgttccaagatttttttcttctacaaatataatatgtaataatgtCATAATATTTCACTATATACAACATTCCCATTAGTTCCCTCTTCACCTTTATGGCAGTATGAGTGTTCTCATATCTTCAAGGATTTCTGTTGGGGACAAGGACTTTTGCTTTAGAAGCTTTGTAATGTACACACTGAGAGATGCCCTCTTTATCTGTCATGTAactgtcaatattttatttccaatattttatttccatggaGAAGTATTTCTCCACCCTTCAGACCTACTATCCATCCCCCTtactatcctgaaataaaattcctAGATAATATTAACGATCTATAGACATAATTTCCAAAATGTCAATATATTACCTTAActataatataaaggaaaaagtaaaaggaaagtgATTTATAATAGAATAATACGTATGTCAGCATGTAAATAACTGGATGAAATAGTTGCTTGCACCAATTAGAACAACTGTGAATACAAGTACAAATGCTGGCTGATTTTTGAATGTCATATTTATGAATCTAACACCATGACTGGTTTCATTTTCCTGAAATGGTGAGCAATTCCTAATAATgttcaaacaaaaaatatgtattttcttgattttccaatacatttatatattaaagcTGTGcaaaatactttgtatttttatgtaaagtGGTGTTAGGCTCTAGTGTCAGGTAACTATTAACTATTAGGTAACTATCAGGAAACTATTAACAGCTTTTTTGAAAATCAGGCAGGATAAGTGACAATTTTTTGTTCTGCAGAAATGTCTATCATCCCTGGCCCCCAATAAATTTCAATAGCACTCTCCAATCTCCAATCATTGTGACAACCCAAGAAACCCTCAAGAATTCCCATAACTCTTCCTAGGATATAGTACTGCTTTCTTGAGGATCACTGTAATAATAGAGGTAAGTAACAGTGAACTGACAACAAAATAACAAGGTACCTTAAAGCAGCGGTCAccaacctttttgccaccaggAACCGGTTTCATGGACGACAGTTTTTCCATCGGCTGGTGGGGGTTGAGCGGGGGAtgattttgggatgattcaagcacattatatttattgtgcattttatttctattattattacattgtaatatataatgaaatcacTATACAACttaccataatgcagaatcagtgggagccctgagcttgttctCCTGCAAATGACATGCTGATTTGACAAGAGGTggaactcaggtggtgatgcgagcaatggggtGGGGCTGTAAGTACAGATCACTGGCTGgctgggttcctaacaggcctgGGGATTGGAGACTTCACCCTTAAGGGTGTAGGCTATAGGAATGGAGGCCAGTCAAGTGAGTAGTAAGGCAAATTCCTACTAAGGAATGTTGGCACCATAAAGCTGCAATCCAccccagtaccagtccatggcctgttagggacagggcagcagagctctgccaccccccCTCTTTCAGTGGAAAAATTCCcctgtcagtggaaaaattgttttccatgacaCTTGGGCAGGAGGTTGGGGTGGGGCAGCGCACAGCAGAAAAGGTAAGCAGTGAGCAAGGGTATTTAGAGCCGCTCCCCATTGTTCACAttaccgcctgagctctgccttacTCCTCCCACCATACGtgggaaaattatcttccatgaaactctgGTTTCTGATgccaaaatgttggggactgctgccataAAGTATGCAACTGGATTTTAATGCAAGATTCCACAACAAGAAATTTGGATTCcctcctagctactcaggagtctgaggtgggaggattgcttaagcccaggagctagaggttacagtgagctatgatcacaacacTGCTCTCccgcctgggtgacagagcaagaccctagctcaaaaaaagcaaaaaagcaaataaaggaaTTCTGACTCCTCAGTCAACCCAGTGGTAGAGCTTTTTGTCGTTCCTGTTTCCAGTTGAAAGGCATGTTCTTGGCAAAGCTGGACACAGACAGTATCATCATCTTGCGCTTGAGGTTCTCCATGTGTGGCTTCTTGGTAGATAACCTCTAAGGCTAACCTGCACATCTGAGAGGTTCCTAGTCTATGAGAAAGGAAAGACTTGTGAAACCAAATCAACTCCCTAACCCAGTAGATCTCAAATTGTGCTGTGAGCAGAAACATTTACAAAACCTTTATACAGTTTGTTGCCTCCTGTAATGCACAAGGACTCCAGATGAATTCACAAGAGAAGGGATCAAACAACAAGCTTTAATGAAGAAACTTAAGAACCAGAGATAGACAAGAAGAAAAGGCACTCCCAGATTTTCCCATTTTCCTGACAGAAAGGTTGCTGAGGCCAGGATGCTCTACTGGACACTCAGTGTAGGTTGGTGTTCCACAAAAGGGCCTTGCTGCCCTGTTGCTCTCCCTTCTTATAAGGCAAGTGTAAGTAAGAACAACTTTGTTAGTGGGGAGATAAAGACATTGCTTGGTGCCAGGCAGTATGAATGTGAAGTGCTAGCTTTTAAACAGAAGTCATCTAGGAAAGCAAGCTGCCTAGTTCCTGGGAATCTTGAGATCCTTGGGAAGCTTTGGTCCCTGTGCAGAGGAAAGAAGTCAACTGTCCTATGGGAAGCTGAGTTTATGTTTTAGACCTTCTTGTTGTGACAAGAATATTGGGGGAGAGGGTTACTGGTCCCAGCTAGCCCTTTGTTCAAGCCACTAGAGGGTATTTCTAAGGCTGTTTTTGGACGTTCAACTTGTAAAGTCACATGAagttattaaaatacaaatgctgGGGCCCCATCAGGTTTATTAGGTCCAAGGCAAGGCTAATATGTCTGGAGTAACAGTTTCCATAAGGgagtgtgtgcgtgtctgtgtgtgtgtgtgtgtgtgtgtgtgtgtgtgtgtgtatgtgatgtgTGTAACCTGTCATTTGGAATTCAATTTTAGCCCCGTTCAGTTATCCATTTTCTCCAGCCTCTCTTGCCATAGCCCCTGTGAGAGTTCACCCTAACTTTTCTATAGATAAAATCATTGAAATTGAGCTTTGAATAGTTCTGTGTCTCCAGCACTAACAGTCTTATGGTAAATCATTTCTGATATGTAGGAATCCATCATGCAAGTAGGACTTGATCACCCAGTTGGAGGAAGAGCAACTGCAGATGCTGGATCTTCAGGGAGCTGAAGAGGGAATTGCCTAAAAATACCTGTCTAGGTGAGTGGCATCATAAAAAGATGACCAATTTGATATTTAGGAGACAAGTATAACCCCTTGCAATTTACTGGGTGACCTACGCAATTTACTCAGTCTGTTTTCTATCTGTTAGATGAACCAGTTAGCTTAGATGAGCTCTGAGTTCTGTTAAACCTGTGATACTCTATGATTGTAGACTTCTTTAGATAAATACCTAAACTAATCAAAAGAAGGGTTGGGGGTCAATGGGGATAGCAATGTGGTAGTTATCATTTCTGaaattcttgttttttctcaGTGCCAAGAAAATGGTTGCATTCAAGCTTGATAGAGTCAtcccttttgcttttttccccttacaGTTGAGAATATTTACTCTTCTCATACTTCTTCCTGCTCTCATATTCCATGACTAATCAGCTACACTAATAGGTCATTTTACCATTTAATCCCCTACCCTGCTCATCAGCAGGTATATTTGTTCACTTCCTATTTTTGGCTTAGCATATTACCCTTATTTCCATATTTTGTCAATGTCTCTGTGTTCACCATGCTCACTGCAAAAACTGCCTCTTATCTCTTCTGGCTTTGTTCACTTCTCTTccaccatcccctcctcctttttttcttcccatataAAGTTGCTGATGTGCATGAATTGCATATTAGTTGTCTTATTCTCTGCTGGTTTATTTTCCTTGCTCTCCACACTAGAAGCAGGTGACATCTGCACTTTAAATGTCTTTCAGATAGGGAGATTTGAACTGAACCAAAGCATCAACGTCAATCATGCTGTTTCTGAAGAATTAGAGTTTTCAGGGTCAGCAATGGAAAGTCTCAGAGGGAATACTGCTCAGGGTCCTACAAATGAAGAAGCTTATAAAGGTGAGGGCCAGTTATCAAGGTGGACAAAATGTCCTGCACAGAAGAAATCATCTTTTGAGAAAAGAACAATCAGAAAAATGTCAATGACGCTCAAAGAAATTTTCACTGGGGAGAGAGGTCCTGAATCCAGTGAATTTAGTCTAAGTTCAAACCTTGATATACAACAGAAAATTCCAAAAGGAGATAGATCTCCCATATGTGGGAAAAACTCCAAAGACATTTCAGATTTAATTAAACACCAAAAACTCTTCCCACAAAGGAAACTTTATAAATGCAATGAATGTGAGAAAGCCTTTGGTTACAAATCAGATCTTCTTGTCCACAGTAGAATTCATGGTAGAGAAAAGCCTTTTGAATGCAACGACTGTGGGAAAACTTTCAGCCGAAGTACACACCTTATTGAACATCAaagaactcacactggagagaaaccgtatgaatgcagtgaatgtggaaaagcttttagtCGGAGTACACATCTTAGTCTACATCAGAGGAtccacactggagaaaaaccatatgaatgtagtgaatgtggaaaagcctttagccGAAGCACTAACCTTAGTCAACATCAGCGAACTCATACTCAAGAAAAGCCTTACAAATGTCatgaatgtggtaaagccttcagtGACCGCTCAACCATAATTCAGCATCAGCGAATACACACTGGAGAGAATCCCTATGAatgcagtgaatgtggaaaagctttcagttgGATCTCATCTCTTATTGAACATCAGagaacacacactggggaaagccCCTTTGAGTGCAGTGACTGTGGGAAAGTGTTCAGTCGAAGCTCATCCCTTACTGAACAtcagagaatccacactggagaaaAGCCCCATGAGTGTAGAGAGTGTGGAAAGGGCTTCAGTCGGAGCTCATCCCTTATTATTCACCAGAGAACTCACACCGGAGAAAAGCCTTATAAATGTAATGactgtgggaaagccttcagtcaGAGTTCAACTCTCATCAGACATCAGCAACTTCACACTAAAGAGTAATGTCtgagcttttattaatattagcacAAAAGCACATACACATAACCTCCCAtagctgaaaaaaaatatttacctgttTGAATTTTCCTTCCCTATTAGCTAACTATATAAGTTACAAGCTTGCCTGCTTgtcttccttccccctttcccttcctgtttttttgtattttttttttttacttttttccccagaACAAATGGCTAGAAGAAATGCCTTACTCTCTttctaactattaataaatgctcAAGTGAGATATCAATACAACAAAGGGATGACTTTAAAAACCTAACATATTCCATCTAGTTTTCTAAAGGGGTCCAACCTTAGATTATACAACTACCTGACACCTTGCATTTTCTCACCGTGTCCCATGAAGCTTGGGTCCCAGAATAAGCAGCGAATCCTTTGTTCCCAACCACATTAGCCCCTTCACACAAAGAGGAAATCCTGTGTGTGTTTTCATACTTGCTGACTCCTATAGCAGAAGAGAGGGACCTGGCTTCAGGCAGGACTAAACATTTCTCACCAGTTTGGGAACAAGTGTTGAGGAAAttcagtctctcttttttttttgagacagagtcttgctttgttgtccaggctagagtgagtgctgtggcatcagcctagctcacagcaacctcaaactcctgggctcaagcaatcctgctgcctcagcctcccaagtagctgggactacaggcatgtgccaccatgcccggctaatttttttctatatatattagttggccgattaatttctttctatttatagtagagacggggtctagctcttgctcaggctggttttgaactcctgaccttgagcaattcgcccgcctctgcctcccagagtgctaggattacaggcgtgagccaccctgccggGCCAAGTCTCTTAACTTGTAAAGAAAGATGTTTCTTGTCTTCTTCCTTCCACCACCTTTTTTGCTCTagcattttttccttaaagtataACCCACAGTTTTACTAATGTGTCTAACTAATCCTAGtgttattttatcatatttttacgAAGAATGTTCTGAAAATTTTGGAGACATTTAGTTCCTCCATAATCTTGAAAAACATTGTTTCCAGTTgctgctctgtttttttttaaaaaacttttctttcatttacagACTTCGTGAAACTTATACCTGCTGGCTTTGACTCTCACCAATCTAGGAAAGGTGATCTCTCAAGGACAAAGCTAGTCCTACTGCTCAGTCCTTTTCCTACTTGACATTTGAAGAGTTGGCACTTTTGGCCACTGTTAAGCCTTAAAACTTGAGCTTATTTAGGATCCATGATTCTCTGCTGATCCACACTTTTCCTACCTCGCAACACTTCTCTGATTAATAATGATCAGctttgtgatttggggcaaaGGTTAGATTAGAATAATCTCATTTTACAAGGTTATAATACTTGATGTAATACAACTGGATTATAAGCTTCTTAAAGACAGAAATCTTATTTTTGATTCCCATAAAAACATCACAAAATGCTGAGTGGACACTAAATGTCCTGTAATTATTACTTGCTGATTCCGCTTTATCCACTGTAACCAGTCTGCTAGACTTTATTTGAAATGGCTTAATAAttggttactttttatttctgctgcTGCCAAGTTCTTGGTACCTTGGGCCTAGATTACTAAATGTATTGTTGTTGCCTCTGTCTCCCTGTCATTATCTAGCTCCTTACTAAACTACCACTTTGTTCAAAAATAGTCCAGTTTCCCAGTGtcctcaataaaaatttcaaggcATTTCACAGttggatatatttatttactttctatcACTTCCCAAAACAGAGACAGTGCATGGTGGGCAGGCCTGTCCTTTGTCCGTACTATACCTTTTTCTCATACTTGGTTTCTTTTTAGACTATTACATGGCACCCTTTTCCAcatcctattttcttctttccatctccaGAAATcctacactttttaaaaagtcctgcTCATGTCCTGCCTCCTCTGTGATACTTTCAGTCCCTTACCTTGTTAGAAATCCTTTGTAGTAATTGTTTACATTATCTCCTACATCAGACACTTTTCTGTTTTCAGGTTCTTTTTTCCATAAGCTGTTTTGAGTTGGAAATCATCTTAAATCTGTTAAAAGCCCGATCTAACACATAGTACAATGCAGGCTTGGACTCTATTTTAATTGAAACTAAAAGGCTTTAACAGTATAATCTCTTTAGTCTTTTGAATGGTGAGGTAACCTCATAGATATTTT
The nucleotide sequence above comes from Microcebus murinus isolate Inina chromosome 15, M.murinus_Inina_mat1.0, whole genome shotgun sequence. Encoded proteins:
- the ZNF391 gene encoding zinc finger protein 391 is translated as MESLRGNTAQGPTNEEAYKGEGQLSRWTKCPAQKKSSFEKRTIRKMSMTLKEIFTGERGPESSEFSLSSNLDIQQKIPKGDRSPICGKNSKDISDLIKHQKLFPQRKLYKCNECEKAFGYKSDLLVHSRIHGREKPFECNDCGKTFSRSTHLIEHQRTHTGEKPYECSECGKAFSRSTHLSLHQRIHTGEKPYECSECGKAFSRSTNLSQHQRTHTQEKPYKCHECGKAFSDRSTIIQHQRIHTGENPYECSECGKAFSWISSLIEHQRTHTGESPFECSDCGKVFSRSSSLTEHQRIHTGEKPHECRECGKGFSRSSSLIIHQRTHTGEKPYKCNDCGKAFSQSSTLIRHQQLHTKE